In a genomic window of Melopsittacus undulatus isolate bMelUnd1 chromosome 1, bMelUnd1.mat.Z, whole genome shotgun sequence:
- the LOC115947215 gene encoding protein-glutamine gamma-glutamyltransferase 5-like isoform X1, translated as MDYQCPSHTMQGMEGKRVIELGEVDLNCPSNCQIHNTQFFGTDRQIIRRGQAFNFYARFQNREWDDSVDKAIFTVETGLRPCESNETKCSFPMGRCLDQTCWSSSYKFYQPKCINISMFPPSNACIGRYILNMQITSCGHTYQRCLGDFYVLFNPWCADDPVYMDNQAHREEYVLNEHGILYEGVHKHITSRPWHFGQFEDGILDICLKILDIGASYHHGSDRDRCWRNDPVHVSMVVNHMISSHITSSIMKIPENNDYLKGTKPFSWNGSVPILQQWYNGRCRPVRYGYCGSLASVMCTVMRCLGIPSCVVTSFCFPSSNENPLGINEIFDCTGKNLCGKDKLWRYHCWNESWMARRDLKQCCGDWQCLDPTPLETGRGTACSGPTWVRSIREGELDLDYDGHHLFCRVNSNYAGWLSQNNAKRTKFFCDPWPCGQRLITKRVGSEQFEDITGAYKYELGSVKNKEAYYRAYRRIYPGYCNASNCHIDRELSSLKNPFLSDSGINMRLKMANCPMYGEDVQLHWLLENLRNENKTLKFNLCAQIITYSGCPLDQFWKDSVTIPLGPREVKTIPVCVSYNQYGPYLCDHNIIKVVAVSDPECGEVLMVSRDIVINRPPVIVKLLNQPRLKVPCTAEISFCNPLQEDMKNCVMTLEGCGLFKEPMTIDLGTLASNQQARTIVEFTPYRLGNHRLLANLGCHKFAYCKGCAKAEVCCLTGQNSTLPVAQNGALPVSQNGSHPVCENGSVHMNGSGPVPVADPAFNSMCEYVCIPMCNPNCSAGGQPVYDFVYLPAGHPLCNSICNQGFNPNISSGFDVGGDPGFRVVCETVPSAACAPMPPSMYGSMPAPASNPVCPPMPQVVFETGTAPVHQPGGGGGPVSYSVAVPTDNAVSALLTHFMAGSGPTVATQAVPTHVSAPPSHPMYSPVAHTVTMPPTAGASVSHVVCGSAPSPTAQPPCGPMPTLTSQPMSTPVGHGVCSPASCSVASPAPHSAARSATPAGLQMGSAPTARTLCSPAPRPVGPPAAHSLYSPSPRPVGAPPAHSLCSATSVSLGAAGARTTGSPPTHPEDSSRACSPAPDPLASASARSVYAPTSYSVSRAVGTLGSRSVCSPQWGPSCDTTTRLGSNLTWAPASRSAWGRSGYSPLSRTAYSTLTRPLYSSLSRSYNTLTRSAYNTLPHSTSPSAYATLPRSGSCPPSSTLPQVGSRTPWSPRRSTYNYFKRKYL; from the exons ATGGACTACCAGTGTCCGTCTCATACAATGCAGGGCATGGAAGGCAAGAGAG TCATCGAGCTGGGAGAAGTTGACCTGAACTGCCCTTCAAACTGCCAAATTCATAATACACAATTCTTTGGAACTGACAGACAGATAATAAGGAGAGGACAAGCCTTCAACTTTTATGCTCGCTTTCAAAACCGGGAATGGGATGACTCTGTGGACAAGGCCATTTTCACCGTGGAGACAG gCCTCAGACCCTGTGAATCAAATGAGACAAAATGTAGCTTCCCAATGGGCAGATGTCTAGATCAAACCTGCTGGAGTTCTTCCTACAAATTTTATCAGCCAAAATGCATCAATATCAGCATGTTTCCTCCTTCCAATGCCTGCATCGGCCGTTACATTCTCAACATGCAAATCACATCTTGTGGTCATACTTATCAGCGATGTCTTGGAGatttttatgtcctttttaaCCCTTGGTGTGCAG ATGACCCTGTATATATGGACAATCAGGCCCATAGAGAAGAGTATGTTCTGAATGAACATGGTATACTGTATGAAGGAGTTCACAAGCATATTACCTCTCGACCATGGCACTTTGGACAG TTTGAAGATGGAATTCTGGATATCTGCTTGAAGATCCTAGACATTGGTGCAAGTTATCATCATGGCTCTGATCGTGACCGTTGTTGGCGCAATGATCCTGTGCATGTCAGCATGGTGGTAAATCACATG aTAAGCAGCCATATCACTAGCAGTATAATGAAGATTCCAGAAAACAATGATTACCTGAAGGGAACAAAACCATTTTCCTGGAATGGAAGTGTCCCCATTCTTCAGCAGTGGTACAATGGCAGATGCAGACCAGTCAGATATGGGTACTGTGGGTCTCTTGCTTCAGTAATGTGCACAG tgATGCGCTGTTTGGGAATTCCAAGCTGTGTTGTCACAAGCTTCTGTTTTCCAAGCTCAAATGAGAATCCACTTGGTATCAATGAGATTTTTGACTGTACTGGAAAAAACCTATGTGGCAAAGACAAGCTCTG GCGATATCACTGCTGGAATGAATCTTGGATGGCTCGCAGAGACCTAAAACAGTGCTGTGGTGATTGGCAGTGTTTGGATCCAACACCTTTGGAAACAGGCAGAG GTACAGCTTGTAGCGGTCCTACCTGGGTTCGAAGCATCAGAGAAGGGGAACTGGACTTGGACTATGATGGTCATCATCTGTTTTGTCGAGTAAATTCAAACTATGCTGGCTGGCTTTCCCAAAACAATGCCAAAAGAACCAAATTTTTCTGCGATCCTTGGCCATGTGGACAACGTCTAATCACCAAGCGTGTTGGCAGTGAGCAATTTGAAGACATCACTGGGGCTTACAAGTATGAACTAG gttctgtgaaaaacaaagaagcCTATTACCGGGCTTACAGAAGAATTTATCCAGGGTACTGCAATGCTTCCAACTGTCATATTGATAGAGAGTTATCGTCTCTGAAAAACCCATTTTTGAGTGACTCTGGTATTAACATGAGGTTAAAGATGGCTAATTGCCCAATGTATGGTGAAGATGTCCAACTGCACTGGCTGCTTGAAAATTTGcgcaatgaaaacaaaaccctgaagTTTAATTTGTGTGCACAAATAATAACCTATAGTGGCTGCCCATTGGATCAGTTTTGGAAAGACAGTGTGACTATCCCATTGGGTCCAAGGGAAG tgaAAACAATTCCAGTGTGTGTATCATATAATCAGTATGGACCTTATCTCTGTGATCACAACATTATTAAAGTAGTTGCTGTCTCAGACCCAGAGTGTGGAGAAGTTCTGATGGTGAGCAGGGATATCGTGATCAACAGACCACCTGTTATTGTAAAG TTACTGAACCAGCCAAGGCTGAAAGTACCATGTACTGCAGAGATCTCCTTCTGCAATCCTCTCCAGGAAGATATGAAGAACTGTGTAATGACGTTAGAAGGCTGTGGTTTGTTCAAAGAGCCAATGACCATTGA TTTGGGAACACTGGCATCCAACCAGCAGGCACGGACCATTGTGGAGTTCACTCCTTATAGGCTTGGCAACCACCGGCTCCTGGCTAATCTTGGATGCCACAAGTTTGCCTACTGCAAGGGATGCGCCAAGGCTGAAGTGTGTTGCCTCACAGGCCAGAACAGTACCCTGCCTGTTGCTCAGAACGGTGCCCTGCCTGTCAGCCAGAATGGATCGCACCCGGTGTGTGAGAATGGCTCCGTCCACATGAATGGCTCTGGGCCTGTCCCAGTGGCAGACCCTGCTTTCAACTCCATGTGTGAATATGTATGTATCCCAATGTGCAACCCAAATTGCAGTGCAGGGGGCCAGCCTGTGTATGACTTTGTGTACCTCCCTGCGGGCCATCCGTTATGCAACTCCATCTGCAACCAAGGCTTCAATCCAAACATCAGTTCTGGTTTTGATGTGGGAGGTGATCCTGGCTTCCGTGTCGTATGTGAGACTGTGCCTTCTGCTGCATGTGCCCCGATGCCTCCATCCATGTATGGCTCTATGCCTGCCCCAGCTTCCAACCCTGTGTGCCCCCCTATGCCTCAAGTGGTGTTTGAGACAGGTACTGCTCCTGTGCACCAGCCTGGAGGTGGTGGGGGGCCGGTGTCCTACTCAGTTGCTGTCCCCACAGATAATGCGGTGAGTGCCCTGCTAACTCACTTCATGGCTGGCTCTGGCCCCACAGTGGCAACCCAGGCAGTTCCTACCCATGTATCTGCTCCACCATCCCACCCGATGTACTCTCCAGTAGCCCACACTGTCACCATGCCACCAACAGCTGGTGCCTCTGTCTCGCATGTTGTCTGCGGCTCTGCACCCTCTCCCACAGCCCAGCCTCCATGTGGCCCAATGCCCACCTTGACCTCCCAACCCATGAGCACCCCAGTAGGCCATGGTGTGTGCTCCCCAGCCTCCTGCTCAGTGGCTTCCCCTGCACCCCACTCTGCTGCCCGTAGTGCCAccccagcagggctgcagaTGGGGAGTGCTCCCACAGCACGCACGCtgtgctccccagccccacgCCCTGTGGGACCCCCGGCAGCCCACTCACTGTACTCTCCATCCCCACGCCCAGTGGGGGCCCCTCCAGCCCACTCGCTGTGCTCAGCCACTTCTGTGTCTCTGGGGGCTGCAGGTGCCCGCACCACTGGCTCACCCCCCACTCACCCTGAGGACTCATCCAGagcctgctccccagccccagaCCCCCTGGCATCTGCCTCGGCCCGCTCCGTCTATGCACCCACCTCTTACTCGGTCTCCCGGGCTGTGGGCACCCTAGGGTCTCGCTCAGTATGCAGCCCTCAGTGGGGCCCCTCCTGTGACACCACCACTCGCCTGGGCTCCAACCTCACATGGGCTCCCGCCTCCCGCTCAGCATGGGGACGCTCAGGCTACTCCCCCTTGTCCCGCACTGCCTACAGCACGCTCACACGCCCTTTGTACAGCTCCTTGTCACGCTCCTACAACACCTTGACCCGCTCTGCCTACAACACTCTTCCCCACTCCACCTCTCCCTCTGCCTATGCTACACTGCCTCGCTCTGGCTCCTGCCCCCCTAGCAGCACCTTACCTCAGGTAGGGTCCCGCACACCCTGGAGCCCCAGGAGGAGCACTTATAACTACTTCAAACGCAAATACCTGTAA
- the LOC115947215 gene encoding protein-glutamine gamma-glutamyltransferase 5-like isoform X2, with the protein MEVIELGEVDLNCPSNCQIHNTQFFGTDRQIIRRGQAFNFYARFQNREWDDSVDKAIFTVETGLRPCESNETKCSFPMGRCLDQTCWSSSYKFYQPKCINISMFPPSNACIGRYILNMQITSCGHTYQRCLGDFYVLFNPWCADDPVYMDNQAHREEYVLNEHGILYEGVHKHITSRPWHFGQFEDGILDICLKILDIGASYHHGSDRDRCWRNDPVHVSMVVNHMISSHITSSIMKIPENNDYLKGTKPFSWNGSVPILQQWYNGRCRPVRYGYCGSLASVMCTVMRCLGIPSCVVTSFCFPSSNENPLGINEIFDCTGKNLCGKDKLWRYHCWNESWMARRDLKQCCGDWQCLDPTPLETGRGTACSGPTWVRSIREGELDLDYDGHHLFCRVNSNYAGWLSQNNAKRTKFFCDPWPCGQRLITKRVGSEQFEDITGAYKYELGSVKNKEAYYRAYRRIYPGYCNASNCHIDRELSSLKNPFLSDSGINMRLKMANCPMYGEDVQLHWLLENLRNENKTLKFNLCAQIITYSGCPLDQFWKDSVTIPLGPREVKTIPVCVSYNQYGPYLCDHNIIKVVAVSDPECGEVLMVSRDIVINRPPVIVKLLNQPRLKVPCTAEISFCNPLQEDMKNCVMTLEGCGLFKEPMTIDLGTLASNQQARTIVEFTPYRLGNHRLLANLGCHKFAYCKGCAKAEVCCLTGQNSTLPVAQNGALPVSQNGSHPVCENGSVHMNGSGPVPVADPAFNSMCEYVCIPMCNPNCSAGGQPVYDFVYLPAGHPLCNSICNQGFNPNISSGFDVGGDPGFRVVCETVPSAACAPMPPSMYGSMPAPASNPVCPPMPQVVFETGTAPVHQPGGGGGPVSYSVAVPTDNAVSALLTHFMAGSGPTVATQAVPTHVSAPPSHPMYSPVAHTVTMPPTAGASVSHVVCGSAPSPTAQPPCGPMPTLTSQPMSTPVGHGVCSPASCSVASPAPHSAARSATPAGLQMGSAPTARTLCSPAPRPVGPPAAHSLYSPSPRPVGAPPAHSLCSATSVSLGAAGARTTGSPPTHPEDSSRACSPAPDPLASASARSVYAPTSYSVSRAVGTLGSRSVCSPQWGPSCDTTTRLGSNLTWAPASRSAWGRSGYSPLSRTAYSTLTRPLYSSLSRSYNTLTRSAYNTLPHSTSPSAYATLPRSGSCPPSSTLPQVGSRTPWSPRRSTYNYFKRKYL; encoded by the exons atggAAG TCATCGAGCTGGGAGAAGTTGACCTGAACTGCCCTTCAAACTGCCAAATTCATAATACACAATTCTTTGGAACTGACAGACAGATAATAAGGAGAGGACAAGCCTTCAACTTTTATGCTCGCTTTCAAAACCGGGAATGGGATGACTCTGTGGACAAGGCCATTTTCACCGTGGAGACAG gCCTCAGACCCTGTGAATCAAATGAGACAAAATGTAGCTTCCCAATGGGCAGATGTCTAGATCAAACCTGCTGGAGTTCTTCCTACAAATTTTATCAGCCAAAATGCATCAATATCAGCATGTTTCCTCCTTCCAATGCCTGCATCGGCCGTTACATTCTCAACATGCAAATCACATCTTGTGGTCATACTTATCAGCGATGTCTTGGAGatttttatgtcctttttaaCCCTTGGTGTGCAG ATGACCCTGTATATATGGACAATCAGGCCCATAGAGAAGAGTATGTTCTGAATGAACATGGTATACTGTATGAAGGAGTTCACAAGCATATTACCTCTCGACCATGGCACTTTGGACAG TTTGAAGATGGAATTCTGGATATCTGCTTGAAGATCCTAGACATTGGTGCAAGTTATCATCATGGCTCTGATCGTGACCGTTGTTGGCGCAATGATCCTGTGCATGTCAGCATGGTGGTAAATCACATG aTAAGCAGCCATATCACTAGCAGTATAATGAAGATTCCAGAAAACAATGATTACCTGAAGGGAACAAAACCATTTTCCTGGAATGGAAGTGTCCCCATTCTTCAGCAGTGGTACAATGGCAGATGCAGACCAGTCAGATATGGGTACTGTGGGTCTCTTGCTTCAGTAATGTGCACAG tgATGCGCTGTTTGGGAATTCCAAGCTGTGTTGTCACAAGCTTCTGTTTTCCAAGCTCAAATGAGAATCCACTTGGTATCAATGAGATTTTTGACTGTACTGGAAAAAACCTATGTGGCAAAGACAAGCTCTG GCGATATCACTGCTGGAATGAATCTTGGATGGCTCGCAGAGACCTAAAACAGTGCTGTGGTGATTGGCAGTGTTTGGATCCAACACCTTTGGAAACAGGCAGAG GTACAGCTTGTAGCGGTCCTACCTGGGTTCGAAGCATCAGAGAAGGGGAACTGGACTTGGACTATGATGGTCATCATCTGTTTTGTCGAGTAAATTCAAACTATGCTGGCTGGCTTTCCCAAAACAATGCCAAAAGAACCAAATTTTTCTGCGATCCTTGGCCATGTGGACAACGTCTAATCACCAAGCGTGTTGGCAGTGAGCAATTTGAAGACATCACTGGGGCTTACAAGTATGAACTAG gttctgtgaaaaacaaagaagcCTATTACCGGGCTTACAGAAGAATTTATCCAGGGTACTGCAATGCTTCCAACTGTCATATTGATAGAGAGTTATCGTCTCTGAAAAACCCATTTTTGAGTGACTCTGGTATTAACATGAGGTTAAAGATGGCTAATTGCCCAATGTATGGTGAAGATGTCCAACTGCACTGGCTGCTTGAAAATTTGcgcaatgaaaacaaaaccctgaagTTTAATTTGTGTGCACAAATAATAACCTATAGTGGCTGCCCATTGGATCAGTTTTGGAAAGACAGTGTGACTATCCCATTGGGTCCAAGGGAAG tgaAAACAATTCCAGTGTGTGTATCATATAATCAGTATGGACCTTATCTCTGTGATCACAACATTATTAAAGTAGTTGCTGTCTCAGACCCAGAGTGTGGAGAAGTTCTGATGGTGAGCAGGGATATCGTGATCAACAGACCACCTGTTATTGTAAAG TTACTGAACCAGCCAAGGCTGAAAGTACCATGTACTGCAGAGATCTCCTTCTGCAATCCTCTCCAGGAAGATATGAAGAACTGTGTAATGACGTTAGAAGGCTGTGGTTTGTTCAAAGAGCCAATGACCATTGA TTTGGGAACACTGGCATCCAACCAGCAGGCACGGACCATTGTGGAGTTCACTCCTTATAGGCTTGGCAACCACCGGCTCCTGGCTAATCTTGGATGCCACAAGTTTGCCTACTGCAAGGGATGCGCCAAGGCTGAAGTGTGTTGCCTCACAGGCCAGAACAGTACCCTGCCTGTTGCTCAGAACGGTGCCCTGCCTGTCAGCCAGAATGGATCGCACCCGGTGTGTGAGAATGGCTCCGTCCACATGAATGGCTCTGGGCCTGTCCCAGTGGCAGACCCTGCTTTCAACTCCATGTGTGAATATGTATGTATCCCAATGTGCAACCCAAATTGCAGTGCAGGGGGCCAGCCTGTGTATGACTTTGTGTACCTCCCTGCGGGCCATCCGTTATGCAACTCCATCTGCAACCAAGGCTTCAATCCAAACATCAGTTCTGGTTTTGATGTGGGAGGTGATCCTGGCTTCCGTGTCGTATGTGAGACTGTGCCTTCTGCTGCATGTGCCCCGATGCCTCCATCCATGTATGGCTCTATGCCTGCCCCAGCTTCCAACCCTGTGTGCCCCCCTATGCCTCAAGTGGTGTTTGAGACAGGTACTGCTCCTGTGCACCAGCCTGGAGGTGGTGGGGGGCCGGTGTCCTACTCAGTTGCTGTCCCCACAGATAATGCGGTGAGTGCCCTGCTAACTCACTTCATGGCTGGCTCTGGCCCCACAGTGGCAACCCAGGCAGTTCCTACCCATGTATCTGCTCCACCATCCCACCCGATGTACTCTCCAGTAGCCCACACTGTCACCATGCCACCAACAGCTGGTGCCTCTGTCTCGCATGTTGTCTGCGGCTCTGCACCCTCTCCCACAGCCCAGCCTCCATGTGGCCCAATGCCCACCTTGACCTCCCAACCCATGAGCACCCCAGTAGGCCATGGTGTGTGCTCCCCAGCCTCCTGCTCAGTGGCTTCCCCTGCACCCCACTCTGCTGCCCGTAGTGCCAccccagcagggctgcagaTGGGGAGTGCTCCCACAGCACGCACGCtgtgctccccagccccacgCCCTGTGGGACCCCCGGCAGCCCACTCACTGTACTCTCCATCCCCACGCCCAGTGGGGGCCCCTCCAGCCCACTCGCTGTGCTCAGCCACTTCTGTGTCTCTGGGGGCTGCAGGTGCCCGCACCACTGGCTCACCCCCCACTCACCCTGAGGACTCATCCAGagcctgctccccagccccagaCCCCCTGGCATCTGCCTCGGCCCGCTCCGTCTATGCACCCACCTCTTACTCGGTCTCCCGGGCTGTGGGCACCCTAGGGTCTCGCTCAGTATGCAGCCCTCAGTGGGGCCCCTCCTGTGACACCACCACTCGCCTGGGCTCCAACCTCACATGGGCTCCCGCCTCCCGCTCAGCATGGGGACGCTCAGGCTACTCCCCCTTGTCCCGCACTGCCTACAGCACGCTCACACGCCCTTTGTACAGCTCCTTGTCACGCTCCTACAACACCTTGACCCGCTCTGCCTACAACACTCTTCCCCACTCCACCTCTCCCTCTGCCTATGCTACACTGCCTCGCTCTGGCTCCTGCCCCCCTAGCAGCACCTTACCTCAGGTAGGGTCCCGCACACCCTGGAGCCCCAGGAGGAGCACTTATAACTACTTCAAACGCAAATACCTGTAA